From the Paenibacillus tianjinensis genome, the window ACCTCCGCCGATCTTTCCCTGATAAGCATCCGGCCAAGGGAAGAACGTAATAATCGTACCTGGTTTCCCGCCGTCATTGCCGAAATAAAAGTGATACGTACCCGGATCATCGAAATTAACCGTCTGTTTAACCAGACGCAGTCCAAGTACCCCCGCGTAAAAATCCATATTTTCCTGAGGATGCCCGACAATCGCCGTGATATGATGAATCCCCATGGTTTGCTTAGTGTTTGTCATTTGAATCGACTCCTTTATGTTATTAGTTTGGTTTAAGAAAAAGATGTTAAACAATACTACGCTTTAAAGACTCTTAACATTAAGATATTAGGTTTATAATTATCTTTGAATTAAGATATTTATTGATATCAATGTACTCAATTCCCGACATAAAGTCAAGGGTTTATCTGATATAAATTCAGATGAATAAAAAAGCCCTGATGGATCAAGGATTTTGACCATCAGGACAATTAGTATGAGCTTAAGTCAAATTCTTTATCCCTTTCGGATGAGTGAACGGTACATCAGGAACAGGAAATACGGCGCTCCGATCAGCATTATAATCAGTCCGGATGGAATTTCGACCGGCGCCATAACGGTTCTTCCGATCGTATCGGCAATCACCAGCAGCAGTCCCCCAAACAGTCCGGACAAAATAATCGAACGTCTTGTGTGATGCCCGATCATCATCCGCACTGCATGCGGCGCCATAAGCCCGAGAAAACCAATCGTTCCTACACTGGCAACGGCTCCAGCTGCAAGCAGAACTCCCAGAATCATCGCATAGAGCCGCGTACCCCGGACCGGCAGGCCAAAACCTACTGAACTATCGTCGCCAAACCCCAGCAGATCGAACTTCCGCCCCAGATAGTACGCAAGCGGCAAAAGGATAAGCAGGAATATAAACAGGCTATAGAACTGATCCCAGCTCCGTCCATAGGTAGAGCCCGTCAGCCAGATATAAGAGCTGGCGCCATACAGACTTGCTTTGACAATCATAATCTGGATGCCTGCAGAGCCGACAGCCGAGACGGCGATGCCGAGCAGGATAAGAACAGACGGATTCAGGCTTCGGTGCCAGGCCAGCGAAAATACAACGGCGGCTGCGACAGCTCCGCCCGCAATCGCGGCAAACGGAAGCATTGCAATCGTCATTGCAGGCCAGGCGACCATCACGAGCATCGCGGCAAAGCCTGCGCCTGAGGTTACACCGATAATGGAGGCGTCGGCCAGCGGATTCCGGACAGCGCTTTGAATCAGGACGCCGCTGACGGCAAGCGCGATCCCGCCGCAAGCCGCTACGAGCGTGCGCGGCAGCCGTAAGTTCAGCAGAACGGAATAGGATCCTTCTCCCTTGCCGACAAGGCTGCCCAGCAGCTCATCGAGCGGTATTCTCGTTCCTCCGAGCGATAAACTCACGAGGATGATTGCGAGAAGCAGTACCGTCATCAGGATTACAGTCGGAACAAAACGCATACGCAGCGCAGCGCCCCCGACACTCATAGATGATTGCCCGGGGCTGGACCCCGAAATATTTTTCATTTTGGTGAGCACCAGCCAAATAAGCCAAGGTGCCCCGATAAGGGCCATAACGGCACCGACTGGCATTTCCCCTACACTGCTCCTCACTACACGGGCAAGGGTATCCGCTGCCGTAATGAGCAGCGCTCCCCACAGGGCGCTCGCGGGTAGTAACAGGCTATGTTTACGGATCCCGCTAAGCCGGACAAGATGCGGGGCAACCAGGCCGACGAAGCCTATCGGTCCGACGACACTGACTACGACTGCGGCCATCAGGACCGAGATAGCCAGACCCAGCGCCCGGGTTAACCCCACTCGCTGTCCCAGGGAACGGGCAGTAGACTCATCCAGCTCCAGCGCATCGAACTGCCTGCCCGCGAACATCGCTGCCCCTAGAAGTACAAGAACATAAGGCCAGGCATACCGGACGCCGTCCCAATCCAGCTGAATCAGGGAACCTGCTCCCCACAGAAATAAATTTTGCGTCTCTGTCTGCTTGAATATATGTATAGCTGACGTGAACGCTCCAAGCACCAGCGACACGATCATGCCCGACAGTGCTAGCCGAACAGGCGTAGCCGACTTCCCGCCGCTGAGCAGATAAGCAGCCAGGGCAGCCAGCAGTCCCCCTGCAACCGCCAGCAGGAATGGAAACTGCTGCTGCAGCGCCGGGAAAAATACCAAGCCCAGAACAACCGTAAAGTAAGCCCCGGCATTTATTCCCAGGGTGTCTGAGGATGCCAGCGGGTTCTTCGTTATGGTCTGCAGTAAAGCGCCGGCTGCGGCCAAAGCCGCCCCGGCCAGAATGCCAATCACCGTGCGCGGCATCCGAATATCCCAGAGCAGATTATGCTCCATCACATCCTGGCGGTGAAGCAGTCCATTCAATACAGTCCCTGCCGGGATCTTCGCCTCCCCGAAGCCGAGGCTCAGCACGAACAGAACGAAAAGGGCGGCAATGCCGCCCCCGAATATCCCAATCAGCTGCCAGGTCAACCCGCTAGACGATTCCTTGCTGTTGTTCCCGTTCATCACGATGCTCATTTCGTCAAACTTTTTACAACTTCATCCACAATAACTTTAGAGGAAACCGGACCGCCGAACACCCAGGTAGCGCTGTCCAGTGCGAAGGTACGTTTCTCCTTGACGAAGTTAAGACCCTTCCACACCGAATTATCCTTGAGCTCGTTCGCAAAAATGTCATCATCCTTTTGGACGATATAAATCAGATTCGTATCCTGTACAGATGGCAGGGCTTCAACCGTCGATGTGCTGAATCCGTAAGCCTCAAATGTATCAGGTTTCCAATCGTTCTTCAGGCCAATCCGGTCCAGTGTCTGTACCGCAAGAGAGTTGTCGGTGAAAAGACGCATCGTCGCTGCATTCTGATAGCTGAACGCTTGGGTCAGCACGTAATTGAGGCCTTCCTTGCCTGCTGCTGCAAGCTTCTCTTTTGCCTCCGCATAATGTGCATCCAAATCGGCCAGTACCTTATCGCCTTCTGCGGTTTTTCCGACAGCGGCTGCAATGGTTTTGAAGG encodes:
- a CDS encoding iron ABC transporter permease, whose translation is MSIVMNGNNSKESSSGLTWQLIGIFGGGIAALFVLFVLSLGFGEAKIPAGTVLNGLLHRQDVMEHNLLWDIRMPRTVIGILAGAALAAAGALLQTITKNPLASSDTLGINAGAYFTVVLGLVFFPALQQQFPFLLAVAGGLLAALAAYLLSGGKSATPVRLALSGMIVSLVLGAFTSAIHIFKQTETQNLFLWGAGSLIQLDWDGVRYAWPYVLVLLGAAMFAGRQFDALELDESTARSLGQRVGLTRALGLAISVLMAAVVVSVVGPIGFVGLVAPHLVRLSGIRKHSLLLPASALWGALLITAADTLARVVRSSVGEMPVGAVMALIGAPWLIWLVLTKMKNISGSSPGQSSMSVGGAALRMRFVPTVILMTVLLLAIILVSLSLGGTRIPLDELLGSLVGKGEGSYSVLLNLRLPRTLVAACGGIALAVSGVLIQSAVRNPLADASIIGVTSGAGFAAMLVMVAWPAMTIAMLPFAAIAGGAVAAAVVFSLAWHRSLNPSVLILLGIAVSAVGSAGIQIMIVKASLYGASSYIWLTGSTYGRSWDQFYSLFIFLLILLPLAYYLGRKFDLLGFGDDSSVGFGLPVRGTRLYAMILGVLLAAGAVASVGTIGFLGLMAPHAVRMMIGHHTRRSIILSGLFGGLLLVIADTIGRTVMAPVEIPSGLIIMLIGAPYFLFLMYRSLIRKG